GCAGTACCACCAGCGACTTTAGATTTCCACCGCCGGCACGTACCAGTGTTCTCTGCCCACAACCCCCACCAAGCGTCATGCCAACGCCAAACAAAAATCCCCCAATAATATGCTCACCAATCCCAAAATTCGTTGACAGATAGATCCAACCTATGGCCTGCAACAATTGACTCACCAGAAGCGCGACGGCTATGGCCAGTAACCAGGCACGCAGTCGGCGAAACGAACCCATGTTGATCCAGTCACTAATCACATCCATGGTGCAGTAGTGGGTCTTGTGGGCGACTATTCCAAACAGGAACGCG
The sequence above is a segment of the Gammaproteobacteria bacterium genome. Coding sequences within it:
- a CDS encoding YeeE/YedE family protein, which translates into the protein MEEWSVVHKVALWGFLGAFLFGIVAHKTHYCTMDVISDWINMGSFRRLRAWLLAIAVALLVSQLLQAIGWIYLSTNFGIGEHIIGGFLFGVGMTLGGGCGQRTLVRAGGGNLKSLVVL